The genomic DNA atatattttctttcggtagataaaatatattttttctattctatCCTATTTATGCACTATAATGaagtaatttaatattataatgatACTAATAGGAGGTTACTCCACGtgtacaaaaataaaattttcatttctagTATGTTGAGAAACTATCAAATTTCATTTCCACGAGTGCGGACGCTTGAAGTAGATAGCTTACTTGGACAAATATCCGAAGAAAATTTGGTGGAAGAAAAAATAACCAACATCCCTACCTATGAATAGGTAAGAATAACATTCCaactaattcaaaaaaataaatttgtatCAAATTAGAAACACTTGCTCATCCCAACATTAAAGTGTGAAAAAAACTCGGATAATTAAGCAAAAAAATCTTAAGTATCCTTGATCATGACAGATAATCGATCGCTATAAAAGggactataattttttttttgttatatgtAAACAATTTATTTGACATCAACATTAAATATGATACTATAAGAACCACTCAGACCACGAATACGACATTGTACTGATCCCAATTGGAGCCTAAGGTTTTCGGTTTTCCAAGACCCCACCAAGCCTTAGAAATGGCACCCGTCCCATTGCCCTGTCCTGCCATCTTATAAAAGACTATAAAGCAttccatatattatataatttatgcatataaataatacatatttGAATAAAAGACATATAATACTAAAATTAAAGCAGAGAGAGACCAAAAAGCAAGTCTCCCACATGATTtgttaaaagaagaaaaacacaAAAGTTCCCTGACGATGTTGGTTGATTTTGCTTTTCCTAATATCGGACTTTAACAAGAAAAAGGAGTATCCATCACATATGAAGATCCcacttaaattttatattgattgatttaattataaattaagcGTCACTTTTCTTTAATCTCTTCCTGCTAATCTTTCCTTCTTGTTCTATCCGGCACGCTCttccagttttttttttctctcttttgctGACCAAACTCTCCCTAAacacatatattcaatatatggAGAAATCAAtttgaagaaagaaaaccCAATTGGGAGCCATATTATAGTTTTCTTTCTCTGTCTTCCCCTTTGCTTAAGCTAATTATTTAGGTGTCTATATTACGGGCATTATTCTTAGCTAATTCTTTCACGAGCTAAATCCACCATAAAGTATGAAAGATGGTGTAGCGCAGTAGGACATGCTCTCACCTGCTAATTAAGATGTTTCAGGTTCAATACTCGAAGTGAGACTATCCATACCATTTTATTAGttaaattaagatttttattttattatattaggcTATGAACCCTCtaccaaaaaacaaaagaataaaatCCACCAACAAGTTGTTAGTTAAAATAAACATCATCCCGGAAACAGGAGAACACAAGTCCAAATTCTAGGAAGAGCAATTATTGGGAGAGGAGTATTCTTAAATGCTCAATTTTTCAGAATTGCAAGAATAATATCTCCCACAACTTTCCTCACCAAAAAATGATATCGCGGACTAAATCAAGTTAACAAAGAGAGGAGGTGTACACATTGGTTCAATTCTCACCAATATGATTTTTGTAATTCCAAATTGCCCCTCTCTTATGATCCCCTACTGGGTTCATTGACCTCCCATAATAGAACAAAAAGATAATGTATCTATGGCGGCTAGTAAGAATTACAAAGTAATAAAATCATGCATTCATTTAACAATATTGACCTTATATAGAGCAGTTGACTGCATTCTTTTGGAATATTCAAGCTGCCACCGTCCTCTATGAGGAATTAAAGTCGGAAGCGTGAGACTGGCTCTAGAGAAAAGATCATGGGAGGGAGTAGGCTATTGATTACAAACTAACTTCGATGTTAAGGAAAGAGACATATATAAGTAACTAATAATAGCAATTTTTCACATTGATTTTAGCTCTTGTACATAACTCGGCATAAAAAGCACGCCTTTGACCAGAACAATAATTGGCACCAAACTCACATGCTAATTATAAGTAGTTATGATGATTAGTCTTGCTAAGCAAAGCACATATACATGTGCCCCTGGATTGTGTCGAAACCTTGTATGGCATCAACTTTAGCTAGAAATCATTGTTTATGTTAACAATTTCCCTTGGGCGCATGATCATGGTTTTTGGGGGTGATAATTGAGAGGAAAATTATGTATTCAATTGTTGACATCTGAAATACAATGAGAGCCTCCAATTTTATAGTGTGGAGCTCGATCATATATAAGGAAATACATCTACACAATCAATTACGCAAAATCAAATCCTACCTAATATACACTAAGAATCAGTCATAGACGAATCTAGACTAatgcacatatacatatacatatacatatacattcaCAACCCCCCTCAAACTCAAGAGGGTGCAGTGGACACCATCTAGAGTTCGTGAAGTAAGCTTTGAAAACGTCTTGGAGGATGAGTTTCTTAAAGATATCAGCGGGTTGTTCCTACGAAGAGACGTATTGTAAATGAACCAAACCATTAATAATGTGCTGACGGATAAAGTGACATCAGTCTCAATATGCTTGGTCCGCTCGTGAAAAACATCGTTATGAGCAATCTGCAGGGAACTCTGATTGTCACACTGAAGTGTGGTGGCTTCGACATGATGAATCCCAATGTCTGTTAACAATCGCCGAAGCCAAAGTAGTCCTGCCACTGTATCTGCAAGTACACGGTACTCCGCTTTAGTGCTAGAGCGAGCTACGATTTGCTTCTTACTCCTCGAAGAGATGCGTTAATCTCCAAGAAAGAAGCAATATCCAGTGGTGGGTCTGCGGTCTGTAGAATCACCAGCCCAATTGGCATCACTAAAGGCTCGCAACTGGAGAGAAGAGTCAAAAGAAAACCACAACCCATGAAACATAGTGCACTTCACATAACGGAGAATATGCATAACCGCTGTATAATGTGATGATCATTGAGCTGCCATGAACTGACTGACAGTATTCACAGTAGGCGATGTCAGGTTGGGTGACAGTCAAATACATGAGACCTTCAACCAGCTGATGGTAGAGAGTAGGATACCATTAGCAGGAGTAAGCTCGACATTATAATCCAGAAGCCTGGATGTGACTTTGCTATCTGTGAACTGTGCTCTCGACAACAAATCAGAAGCATACTTAATTTGGGACAAGTAATATCCATCCTTGCCACAAGTCACCTCCAGGCCTAAGAAATAACTTAGAGGGCCCAAATCCTTCATCTCAAAATGCTGATGTAAATGAGACTTGAGCTCTTGAATTCCTGCAACATCATCTCTTGTGATAATCCTGTCATCGACATATAAAGAGAGCAAAGTGATACTAGCACTGGAGGTGCAAACGAATAAGGCAGAGTCATGAGAACTAGGAATAAAGCCAAGACTGATCACTATGGTGCTAAACTTGGCCAATCATTGTGGTGGAGCTTGCTTCAGCTTATATAATGCCCGACGAAGAGGATAGACCTTGCCTGAAGTTACTGGAAGACCTGATAGAAGTTTCATGTAAACTTCCTCGGAGATATCACCTTTCAAGACTGCATTCTTGACATCCATCTAATAGAGACTCCACCATTTAGCAACAAAAACTACTAGTAATGTCCGCATAGGGGGGAGACAAGCCACTAGAGCGAATGTCTCCTCATAATCAATGCCATACTACTGAGTGTAATCTCTAGCCACAAATCTAGCCTTGTACCGCTCTACTGAACCATCTGAACGAATCTTGATCTTATAGATCCATTTACTACCGATTACTGTCTCTCTAGGAGGCAAGTCAACCAGCTCCCAAGTTTGATTCTTATCTAGAGAGCCTGCAACTCATTATCCATGGCTTGCTGCCATTCAGGATGAGATGAAGCTTCTCTAAAAGAAGTGGGTTCGTGCAGGGTAGTAAGAGCATAATAGCAATGATAATCTTGAAGGTGTTTAGGAATTTCATTTACCCGTTCTGACCGGCGGAGCATAGAAGGGTGGTAAGAGGGACCTCTTGCTAAGTAGCATCAATGGAAGGATTAAGAGATTGGACATGTGGGTCATCTTGTGAAGTAGTATCAATGGAAGAACCAGGGGGTTGTACCTGAGGGTCCTCTTTTGGTGCAACATCAATGGGATGACCAAGTTCACCTGTTGAGCCAGACTGTCCTGCATCTGGAGACTCTGGGAAAGGATCAAGCCCCATATTGGTGAAATAAAGAGTAGACTCAGAAGAACCAAGCTAAACCTCAAACATGCATCTAACTGTTTGAACTAATCCATGATGGTGCGACGTGCAGAATGGTCATACCGATAAATGAATGCTCttaacaaataataattaggACAAAGCAAAttattgaaaaggaaaatatctCAATTTGGAGACACAAGGTTCACGCAAACCTATGTTGCTCTCTCTAATTTTCTCAGCCTCCCCCTGGACCAGTTAATGAATAAATTAGTCATGCAATCGATGAACATGACCAACCAATGCTCAACACATCACACTTTTTTTCCAATGGTCCTTGGATTCTTTATCAATCTTTCATTTGATGCCTGCAATTGTCAACCCTAATTAAGTTTCTAGTCACCATAAAGAAGATGGGAAGGAAAAGTAGAAAATTCTCACTGTCTAAAGGAGAAATGGCCCACCAAAGAAAGAGACTCCCACCCCCTCAAACAAAGGACATAATGTCTTATGTGCATGCAGTAGTGTTAAAGTGAAAAAGGTAACAAATAATAatgggggagagagagaatcatTAGAAAGGGGAAGACATTGGTGTATTTTCCATTACCAACATAAAATGTTTCATAATTGAAATTGAggttttcctcttcttcttttcccttttctcttctGAGCCAATTGATGTTTTTCCTTTGAGTGAGGATATCCAAGGAGATCTTTGTTCAGGATAAGTTTGACAGGATAATGcttatatgtgtgtatatatattataagataAGGGTTGAAATATCTGttagagtatatatatatggatactGCATTTATATGTTGCAAGAGAATAATATGGCCAGGTTTAAGGTACAACCGCTTTAATAAATAGTGCATGTAACACGTCAATATATCCTTAGTAGGATATTGTTAAAGTTTTTAGCTATTTCTCAGACTTCCATAGAACAACCATCTAGTATGGTTAACTATAATCTAGTCGTGCCAATCATGACCTCTTCCGACTAGATATATATTGAAAGAAGGGTTTGTTTCTAGAAGCATTTGGACCCATGAACGCATTCAAATATATCTTAAATTCCTTTTCTTGAATCTTCCTATATAGCTAGTGTTGTGACTCTTTCATCATTTGGCAACTGGGAGAGCCACATCACTTTCAGTGATAATTAGTTGAAGAGGAAAGCTACGAAGGAATTTAAGGGAATTAACTGGTGACAAATTATTCTTTGCCACGGTGGGATTTTAGGGCTAGATACACATTGCACGTAAGTTTTGAAAGTGCACATGCCTTGCACACGCATACGTCATTATTCCTAATTAACATATTACCAATATAAcatttttcggttataaggaagGCGTGTGAAATATTAATAGAATAAGAGAAAGGGAATAAAAAAAGCATAAGAAGTTCCGTTAGCAGAAGGCATATATCAAATCTCTCGGTTTAAAACGAAGGTGTATGTTACTATACTATAACTTGCTACGTGAAAGTAAAATTTGAGAGTTGTTAAttccacatcgaaaaattgaaacaaagtcccaaaatatataaattatttggcTTACAATCCTACTAATTTGAACTTTTGGTTTGCTTATGAATTTTACCATTTATTAAACCCGACGAGAATTTTCACACCTCATTCTTTATATCGATCTATATAGTTAAAATGATgctccacaaaaaaaaaaaatggtgctgaaaataaatatagtgTAGTGTAAAACTAAAGTCTTCTCCACGTGGAAATGAGAATGTAGAAAAGAAATTAGATTTGTttagttttttattaattaaaacaatTCGTAAATGCcgctttttctttctttatatattaacTATATGCTGAAAAGTAAAATGTGAAAACTATCCAccgaggaaaaaaagaaaaaaggtgaAAACTACTGAACTAAAAGAGAGGAATTGATcctaccggaaaaaaaaaggggtggAATTGACACAGAGCAAactaaacatgcataaaaaatCCTACCGAAAAATAAGCATCACAAATATTTCTTTCATTGGATTTAACAGATAACTGTATTTTGGTTGAGTTAATATCATATGGGATGTACCATCAAAGTTTGGTGGTCCCGTGGTAACAGCTTGAGTACAATAGCCTTCACATCTCAAGTTCAAGTCTCCCATGCAATCgcatttttcttaaaataagaGTTCTATGCATTCCTAGAAAAATCTATAGGGGATTCATTGTCCCTTGCTGACCACTAGTGCTTTGGTGGGAACTAAACTCCGTGAGAGTAGCCATACTGGTAAAACACGGCCATTTAGGGAGGCCTGAGTGCTCACTATCCCAAAACCTTATTTTCTAAccatggaaaaggaaaaaaaaaaatcctttggGCTATTTATACCGATGAGGGAGTCGGCATCGTCCGACCCGGAGAAACAAGCATTTTTGTATAGCAAAATGGTCATATTTATCGCATGGAAAATACTTTTTCCTTTGAATTGATGTTTATAATCGCTCACAAAATAAATGCAGCCCGTCCGACTGTGGAGATGCCATTAATTTTCTTGTAGCACTAATTTTCGGCTGAAATGGTCGCCACAAATAGCAATAACaattttattacatttattaataattggaGTTTTTAGgcataaatattgaaaatgaagTTACAATAAATATTGGAGGCTTTTCGAAATACCAACCGTTGAATTAGAGAGTGAAGGGTCAAGCAAACAGGCTTAGCTACCTGGAGCCCTCAACATTTAGGTGTGGCGTGGCTGTGTGGGCACTGAACCCCCAGGTTCACATACAGCCACAGATTCATAAGACAAATGATTGATCCCAAATTTGTTTTGCCACATGTCACTAGTAGGTGGCATAATTGAATATGTAAAATATTCGGTGGTTGTATAAGtgtctgacaaaaaaaaagtcgaGCTCaagagaaattatatataataaattttcagtTATAAGAGAAATTCATgtcctaaaataaaaaataaaaaaatttatttaataaaaaatacggAATTAcgaatttcaaatttaaaactttttttttttgtggaaaaTAACCTAAAACCTCTTTACCAAgcgataatatatattactgcCCGTAAAATTCCCTAAGTTGTCTAACTACTTTACATTATAAACAGAGTAAATATATTTTGGCCTTATTTTTGTCTTATCCTCTCATTCAAATGctaaaaaaagtcaaaatttAGTCTTAAATATAGAAATTCTCAAACATCTCTTGAGATTTTGGTCcatattttatcttttcaattCCTCCTGCACTCTTTTACAAGAAAAGGATAAACAAAAATGCCTAATCCTTAAAAAACTCTTCTTCAATTTcgaaatacatatttttatttgagtcTTTTGAGTTAAGTTTTATTTCCCACCTTTATTTCTTATGTCTACCACTAAATTTAGGTTTCCGCCACTACCCggactaatatatatatcggAGAGCCCAATCATCTTCCCATTAGGAATTTCTTTATGTTTTCTTTCAAATATTGAATAATAACTCTCAACAATATACGTTATATGTTATTTGGAATTAAGAAGTTTAATGCTTGGTACTCTTCAATAGAATATCATGTGACCTTTTAGTTTTCCTTCCCATGCATCTACTAGATCGGTTAGCCTCCATTTTTAACCAAAGGAAATGTTAAATTAATCCTTCTAATAGTGTACCAA from Punica granatum isolate Tunisia-2019 chromosome 2, ASM765513v2, whole genome shotgun sequence includes the following:
- the LOC116193596 gene encoding uncharacterized protein LOC116193596 isoform X1; translation: MQDSLAQQVNLVIPLMLHQKRTLRYNPLVLPLILLHKMTHMSNLLILPLMLLSKRSLLPPFYAPPVRTGIQELKSHLHQHFEMKDLGPLSYFLGLEVTCGKDGYYLSQIKYASDLLSRAQFTDSKVTSRLLDYNVELTPANGILLSTISWLKVSCI
- the LOC116193596 gene encoding uncharacterized protein LOC116193596 isoform X2 — translated: MQDSLAQQVNLVIPLMLHQKRTLRIITRDDVAGIQELKSHLHQHFEMKDLGPLSYFLGLEVTCGKDGYYLSQIKYASDLLSRAQFTDSKVTSRLLDYNVELTPANGILLSTISWLKVSCI